From Gadus macrocephalus chromosome 16, ASM3116895v1:
attgtatttatttgcaGTATTGCCCGATAGGCCAACATGAAGTCTATGCTATGACGGATCGCTAAACCAATGTGCTGTGATCACTTCCTGAAGGTACTGAATTCGTTGGGAAAAAACAAAGCAGGGGGTCATTCTTAATGGCACTTGGCGAACATTAACAACTCAAATTTGTACAACAAGCTCAAATCAATCCTTTAAGGATCACTAAACTAGTTTGGGATATCAAAACAAGGGAAAAAAATGTATAAGAactctattttatttgaatactTCAATTCCTTGCTCCTTCGAGGGCCCGTAAGGAGAGGTGGTCTACTACAGGTTAGCGTAAGAAGCAGATGGCATGGCCACCATGCATTGAGAGCCCTGGGCCGGTTCCCCAGGAGAAGCTCTTAAAGGCACCctgtgcaactttatgtaaacattcaatgaaaaataaacattcaatttctagtcttttttacacgtagtaagtttcaataactccataccattacatatcgacattcaaggagcaaagatgagacgtcgttgtgtggtgagaactgatcgtaaacaacaacaatcgccggtggggagaagccatttttccattgactggaagcctgctttatttattgtaggttacaaaaaataaagaaaatggcggcattgttgttgttatcgattttgtatcagttctcaccacacaacgacgtctcatctttgctgcttaaatgtcggtatgtaatggtatggagttattgaaacttactacgtgtaaaaaagactagaaattgaatgtttatttttaagcctcgaaagttgcactgggtgcctttaaggtcaTGCGATCCAGCCATCGCCCAGTATGGAACATCCTTCTTGGTTTCCCTCGCACACGCAATACTCACTCACAATATTCACACTTTCTCAGACCGTATAGTCCAGTTTAGTTTTTCAGTCCCCAGCCTGGTATAGACCAGATGGTGTTTCACTTGTCTTATGCAAATTGACCCAACACATGGATTAAAAATTCTCAACTCTTCATTGTTGTTAATAACCTATAATGCAGACAAACttctgcaaattttttttttgcaaaatttcctccaaattaaacatttggaggaaaaacaaatacattcatCCTACCAGTATAGCAAATGAAAAGGATAACAGGCTTTTCTTTGTCGCAACTTATGTCCGTACTGAGGATTTTCGGTTCTTTTCCAGGGTATTTTTCAGTAGCTGCAGATCCAAATTGTTCCACAGGGGGCGGCAATGAGTCTGATGTTTGGCTCCAGTTAAGACAGGACCTTCACTTTGATTAAAgattttccttgtttttctccTCTGAGATGAAATGTTCATGGCAGccattttgtgttgtttgtatCCATTTGAACATCAGGGTTTTTAATAAAGTATAGACTCAAAGTGAAGCCAAAGAAAGCCATTCATATAAAGCAAGGCCTATTATTTTAATAGTTGTCCTTGTGCATTCTCATCAGACATTGTGTGAAGCCAAGCATGTATTAGTCTCCTCTGGTTCATAACTTAAAAAATCCCATTAGCTAGAAATCGAAGCTTCCTACGTTTTGAAATGGCCCTCATAGCAACATGGGCCCATAATTAGCCTGTAAAGCCGTGTCCCATCTTAAACGGGACGAGGTTTGACAGTTCAGGTATTTCGCAGCAGACCATCAGCCTTCCAATGAAAGCGTGGAGAAAAAGAGAATGACAGCTATGAATTATATTCTCAAATCTAAGTATTCTGCCGCTATTTTCTTTCCGTCATTTATTATCCTCCCACGCtgctttttttatatataaaaaagtatACTTCTTATCCTAAACGTAtattttcctctccctctccctgtccctccccctctctctccccctctctgtgtgtgagtcactCCTCTGTGATGGTGGGCAGGTGGGGGGTGGCCGACTGTGTGGGGGAGCCCTGCGGATCCGGGCGGATGACGATGTTCGAGACGGACCAAACGTCGCTCAGCTCTGCAAAGTCGGAGGAAAAGGTTTCTGTTGAAAGTTCAACCCGGCACGGGGCATTGTGGGTAGTGTAGTGCAAGTCGTGCAGAGTGTGATCTTGAGGAGTATAGTAAACAGACAGGATATAGTAAAGAGATGGGGGGGTTCCAGTAATGGTCATATTGAGGCATGTCAAAGGGGGGGGGTAGGTTCGGCGTCGAGGCATGCACAGACATCGGTCCACGGGAGATCGGTTCAGTGTCTGACAAACACATCACAGACAAAACATGCGTGGATGCAAGCCGTGCAGAGGAGAGGAACAGCTGGAGTTTCAGGTGAAGGGCGAGAACACACAGGCATTATAGTGACAGTGCACCAACACAGGCGTTCAGCAGGGGCCGTGCAGAGCTGTCTGGGGAGCGGAAAGCTTCCAGTCATCATGAGGCTCAAAGTTCCTCTCTTggtttcaaccccccccccccccccccccccccccgccccccccgccacccaaCAAAGTGGTCTCGTACGGCTGAATGGATGCTCAGCCGGCTGTAAGGCAGGAATGGTgcggagccacacacacaggattttGATTGGTTGACATGCAGGAAGTACGTGCAGGGGGATCAAGGGTCGAAGGTCATAGGAAGGGAAACCAGCGTCTCACTGGGAGAGATGGAATGGCGCTGGTTCCAATGAATACAGATCGCCTCTGACGAGTCTGGCatacgaacgcacacacagacagggaaacacacacacatacgtcaaAATGAAGGTatacagagaaacacaaacatagaGCATGCACTGAttaaacaaccacaaacaagaGCAATGACAGACAACATTGAAACAAAGGAAGTATGTAAGCCTGCAGTCTAAAGACCACTGAAGAAGTCTCTTTGGAAACCCAGCATTATTGCCTGTTGTGTCGCATGAGCCCTTTTGATTTTTGATAGGGTCTTATAACGGTGTGTTCATCATTACGTGATGTATTCTTTTCCACTGGATGATTATTTTAACGCTCTAGTAGTAACCCTCAGACGACCATTTCTACAATCATGTAGGAATAGCTTATTGCATTGCCAATGGCCTTCTCTCCTTAAGACGGTAATACAGGCAGCGATGGACACGTTTGTAATGCAACACTACAGAATAGCTCCAAAAATCCCTATTTGGGACATTTTGACATTGAGCCCCGAGCAGTGGGACTTCTCCAGGGTCTGACCGGGACTACATGCAGGAGCACAGTGAAACAGATGTTATCATCCTACCTGTCCTGAACTTGCTGTAGGGGCCGGTCTCGTGGGCCTGGCGACTCCCGGACCAGAAGGgtagacctctctctctccacctagGGACCAAACACATCACAGACCCCACAGTGGTCAGGGAATATGTGTGTGGTCAGGGAATCTGTGTTTGGTcagggaatctgtgtgtgtgtgttttgtttggaaGAGCTTTGATACTTGCAGCTGCAATAATTTTTTAGGGtcagaaattgtgtgtgtgtgtgtctgtgttactaTATGAGAACACCTGAACCCTGTGAACTAAACCCTGTgaactgaagtgtgtgtgtgtgtgtgtgtgtgtgtgtgtgtgtgtgtgtgtgtgtgttctctgattatgcgtgtgtgcatgttcaggtgtgtgtgagtgagtgagtgagtgagtgagtgagtgagtgagtgagtgagtgagtgagtgagtgagtgagtgagtgagtgagtgagtgagtgagtgagtgacccAGGTGTTGAAATTAAACCCAGGTGTGAAGGCAGAGAGATTCTAAAAAAGTTAATAAGGACAAattacataaacaaacacatgcaaacactcacacacacacacacacacacacacacacacacacacacacacacacacacacacacacacacacacacacacacacagtaaagatAGTTTGTGATTAGATGATAGAGCCGGCTTTGTATGGAATATAATGTACATTGTacgtgtatctatgtatgtgagTGTTCATGTGCTTGCACGTATGTCCTTGTGTGTTCATCCCGCACCAGTGGAATATGAAGACGGCAGTGATGAGGAAGGTGGACGAAACGTCGGTCAGTATCCACATCAGAGTGTACTCCTCTGGGGTCTGCAGAGAGAAAcatggacaggggggggggggggagagacagacagacagacagacagacagacagacagacaggcagacagacagacagacagacagacagacagacagacagacagacagacagacagacagacagacagacagacgaggagagagggagagtgagcacACTAAGCCCAACAGCATAATGTTTATCCTCTGCACTTTATTTTCTTACACTCCCCAAATTGTATTCAGTATTATCTTTTAAGTATTATcatgttgtattttattcttcactaaaaaatgtaatacaatAATACAGTAAACTAAGACAGACAGTTAGAAGGATAGTTGGCCTGATACATAAACAGACTGATAGAGAGCTAGGTGGACAGACATACAGTAAGCCAGCCAGATCGACTGGctgccagacagacaggccggtagacagacagatgggcGGTCTCACCATGAGGAAGAGGGGCTGTCTGAGGTGGGACAGCAGATGGATAGagttggtggtgatggagtgGACACCAGCGCACCAGGCCAGGGAGTAGAGCCAGGGCTGGCTGATCACAAACAGGTTAGTGCTGATGTTCACCGACCAGTACTTACTGCAGggcacgagagagagatagagagacagagagagagagagagagagagagagagagagagagagagagagagagagacagagagagagagagagagagagagagacagagagagagagagagacagacagagacagagacagagatacagagggagagagatagagagacagagggagagagagagagacagagggagagagagagagaaaaaaagacagacagagggagccagagagagagacagaggccgagagaggtagagagaggtagagagagacagagaaagagacagagagagagcaatagacacacagagagaggaaatgTTACAATTTGTTACTCCTTTGAAAATGAGAATGTTTATTTCCCATGGCAATAAGGCCattttgaatttaatagatCTGCGAGATATAGGAAGTGAGAGTGAGATGTTGATCTTAAAAGCACAGGCTGTATCATTATCGGCGTTCCTATTGCTAGAGCCTGTTGATATGAATATGTTGACTAAAGACACGCAGTACcaacagagagggagcgagagagagatgagagagattaAGCTATATCAATTTCCACGTCAACATCGCTAAAGCCTCTGAGGATGGCTGGAGAGAAAtaaaagaatgagagagaaataagagagggagacggagaggaagagagagaagtgcTGTATAATTTAAAACATTCGTATCGTTAAAGCGTGTTGCGATTAACATAGAGAGACAAGTATCaaagaggaggcagagagagagagccatagaatcagaggggggaggaaagaaCGGAAACGCAAGAGATGGAGGGTGAAAAGAGGAGCAGATGTGAGAGCAGGAggcaagaggaaggagagggagccaCAACCGACTGAAAGAGGAAGAATATCATCTAAAGCACGTATTGAAGTGGCTGTCAATCATGCAGTACCCaggagacgcacacaaacacacacacacacacacacaaacacacacacacacacacacaaacacacacacacacaatgcttccGATTCAGTGACTATGAGAGGTTGATGGGGTGAGATCAAAGCGTGAGCCCAGCCTTTGAAGTCTAATGATCATCTGTTGGCCTGTGAATTACAGATTTGAGCTGAATATGAAAATATGACAGCGGAAATGTTGTGCTGTTCCAGACAGAACCGACTGGAGATGGAGATGCAGGCCAATGACTCTGTGTTTAGGCGGTCAAATACTTTTAAGAACCTTCTCTGGTCAAAATGTAATCAGCGGTGTCTGAATGACAATGAAGgcattcaaataattatgttgaCTATATCAAAGTCAGCGTTTTAAAAAAGATGAACTCCCGTTATGATGCcattattaatcttaaaatgCAGAATATAGTCAAATATAAAGATattaaaatactttatacacGGAAATAATTGATTGAAGTACAATGATCAAAGTGCTGTTGAAACATAGTGCAGGTTTGTTTGATCCGTTAGTCTGCATATTGAGTCATTCAGCACATCTCAGGGAACCCTTCTGCTGGCAGTCATCCGTTCTGAGTATCAACCGACCTGATCTGCTGCTCGGACATGGAGCTGTAGGGCAGGTTGAGCCTGcggatgtgtctgtctgtcaagtTCTGCACCGGGCCCCTCTCCTCGGCCGTCTGCTGTAGCTCTGGGTCCACAGCCTGGACCGTCTCCCTGTCCTCTGAGGGCAGCCACAGCAcctacactcacacagagacacacacacacacagagacacacacagagacacacacacacacacacacacacacacacacacacacacacacacacacacacacacacacacacacacacacacacacacacacacacacacagagacacacacacagagacacacacacacagagactcaaaCGCAGCGTTGTGGCAGCAGAGAGTGTGAAGTATTTCGGACCagatgatgttgtgttgttttgcaGGATGTGACTTTATTGATAACAATTATTGAAATCGCTATCATTTAGCATTGACTACAACTATGTCATTTCTAACTATGAGCAAGTGGAAATGTGACAGATTGCAACTTTAATAATTCAACTTTAATAAATAATCAACAATGTTCCATTGTTCCAAAAGAAACGGTTTTACATCCAACATTTATAGAGAAACCAATAGCAAAAACGACCCAACATGTCTGAACACGGGCTGACCTGCGAGGAGTTGATGTTGTCCCAGACCACCTGCAGAGTGGTGTTGATGAAGGACACGTTGTAAGGGTGGCCGGACGGTGGCCTGCGCAGGTCAAACAGAACCAGTCTGCCGCTGCCCGCCGCCACCTCAAGGAACTGGGCCAGGGAGGGGATGGACTGGTTCTGGATGCTGGAGCGCTCCGTCTCACTCAGGGAGGAGCCTGTACCGAACGGGTCCCTCTGGGaccaggatggggggggggaagaaagaaGGATTTAGACCATTAATCTCCCAAGCTCAAACCCACATCATTCAACAAAGGAGAAAGCCCTGAAGGTGTTTTTATAAGCATTAACCATGCATATAAAAGCATCGTCTCTCTTTTATCTTGTTTTTCTAGTGTTGCATCCATCTGTTGCGTTCATATTTAGGCTTCTCTTTGGAGCCGtgtgttcctctctgtctctgatctGTAGACGGCAATTTCCCTTTTTTGTTCctcgtctgtgtgcgtgtttgtctctCGTGCGTGCAGGGTGTGCGTGTCGGCGTGGGTTCCCTGTGTGCGCGCGTCTCACCGAGAGGAACCAGTTGCCGGCGTTGAGCTGCTGCAGCTCGGCCCAGGTGAACAGGGAGGCGTCCTGCTGGGTGCGGTTGGGGAACACCTTGTCCACGTCCGTGGTCCTCTGCAGGGTGGAGTCATGCATCAGGAAGGGAACACCGTCGTAACTGTagacacgcgtgtgtgtgtgtgcgggtgtgagaaagagggggggtggggggatgtatgtgtgaatatgttggtgtgtgggtgtatgtgtgattatgttggtgtgtgtgtgcgtgtgtgcgtgagtgcgtgggAGGCAATCATAAGAAGAGGatgggggatggagaggagggagggatagagtcCGAGTGTGGGAACATGaagaggaggatagaggagacgagaggaacAAATGATTAAAGTCATCGATAAACATGTGGCCCACTCAGCACACGGCAGCACTCACACAGAGTGGCTTTCATACAATCCTTCATCTCATTGATGTGTgctactaacacacacgcacagcaatGTGTGCAAGCATGCGCGTATGCTAACCCATACAAACAAAACACGCACCCTTGCCTGTTTAATGTCACAACAAGGACTTTGTTTTTCACAGCGTAATTGCAAGGTGAGCATATTTATTGATGCCAACACATCAAACCACAAATCCATTCGTCATGCCTtaatacacaggcacacacacacagagataattACATGGATGGCCTGCCACACGGCCACCTAGATTACACTGAGTCATGCCGATTCCCCATTTTGATCAAGGCAGGTTAACGCTGTCCGTCACTTGCGTGCTAGGACTAATGGCTACGCTAGCAGCTAATTGGATTAGCATGTGCTAAGCTCCTTAGCACCGAGGCAGGTGGCCAGGCTAACCTCTGACCACTGTGATTAGCACTGGATCACAGAGCTAGGGATGGTTGGGCTGCTCAGACAGAAGTAATAGATCCGACTGGGACACTCATTTGAATGACTCAAGACAGATATAGTTTATCGGGatagtttagcagacgcttttatccaagatACATGTCCTTAAAGAGCAGGGGCGGGTCAGGGCTTCTTACTCATGGACACCTTAACGCAGACTGGGGACGTTGGGATTCAAACCTAATACCTTTCGCCTGGGGTGGATAGATGCGTTGATGAAGCACATGACGTTATGATACGCTGAATACTGGGGACAGTTGTTGTGCCCACCTGATCCGTACGTCGGTCTCCAGGCCttcaccacccacctccaccgctTTCTCAAACGATAGGAGAGTGTTCTCAGGAgccaactgcacacacacacacacacacacacacacacacacacacacacacacacacacacacacacacacacacacacacacacacacacacacacacacacacacacacacacacacacacacacacacaatggatggAAAAGAGACAGATTTTAACTCTGAATAACTATTTTTATGTCTGACCGCACAGGAGGTATGAATCAGTTTTCATATTGGAGCTGATAAAAGGCGATGACGCCTGCATTACAATAAAAACCAACATCACGGAAAATGATCAGTTGTACAGGGCACACTGGTGTTTGATAAGATGGGAGTTGTGTCAAGGACTACCTACGAAAAGCTGTCTATTAGGACCTTATCGTCTTCCTAACACTCTTTTGAGATTGTCCCCCAAGAAAAGTAACGGTTGATCCAGATCTAATTGGCTTATTTAATTTGCATCTCTTTTGCATCTTTCTGCATTTTTTAAATAGGCCAGTGTTGCCCTGTGTCTGCCATGACCTACATGTAAGTGTTGGTGCTGTTTTTGAACCAGGGGATGTCCTAGTTTAAAGTATGGACATCGTAATAATGTGCCCCAGTGCTGTTCTGTGACTCATCCTAGCAAGATTAATTCAGAATGCGTTTGCCATTATCGAAATATTTTTGCCTGCAATATGGTCTCGTTGTTGTAGTATATTTGATGAATAGATGATCATAGTTTATTATATTAAGTTTAAGTAGGTTAACTTCAGCATTTGTCAATAGCTGTATAAAGTGCTGAAAATCGAGCTTCTTCCAGGCTCACCATTGGTGCTCCTCTGTGTCCAATCAGAGAGGGGGGCGGGCCCAGGGTGCCAGCTTCTTTAATGCAGGGGGAGTACATCCCCAGAGGGACCAGGTACAGAGAGAACAGTACCGACAGGTACAAACCCAGAATAGCCACCTGGCGAACTgagaacacgcacgcacacgcacacgcacacacacacacacacacacacacacacacacacacacacacacacacacacacacacacacacacacacacacacacacacacagtgaagtaAAGCAAATGGtacataatataaaaaaagtCTCGTTTTGTACATAGATTGCAAATGCAACCAGCTCACTAATGTTTGAAAAACATTAACATAATATTGTCCAACATGGCATCTAATCAATTAAATCCAATGACCAATGAGATGGCTTACCCCGCTTGTTCATGCGGAAGAAGTGCAAGGCGATTGGCCAGGACAAGAGGGTCATGAGCGCCACGGCAGCAACATGGAGGAAGGGGGCGGTCACCTAGCCAAtcagatgagagagagatgatgctACAACAAAAGGCTACATTAGACAATGGTTACCATAATAAGCTAATATATACACCAGAGTTTTTGTTCCTTATCTTGTTTGACATATGGGATCCAATCTCCCCATATCTGCTATAATACACGTGATATGCTATCAATTTTACCACTCTATGGAATGCGACGCGTGTGCCAGATCTAATTGGTTTGTTGTTTGATTGGCATGTGGGTGACCCTAcctgcagggagaggaggagggtcttCCATTCTTTGCTCCAAAGGTCAGAGAGAATGGCCGTTGCCGTGACGGAAAACGCCAGCGTTACCACGATACCGATCTGAGGAAATACCAAAAAAgggtaagggtgtgtgtgttctgagtgagtgagtcagtgagtgagtgagtgagtgagtgagtgagtgagtgagtgagtgagtgagtgagtgagtgagtgagtgagtgagtgtgaatgtgtgttgtgtgtacctTGTGGCTCCAGTGGAGGTAAAGTCTCTGGCCCTCAGAGAGCAGGCACACTGCCAGCACCTGGGTAACATCCACAACAGAGAAGCAATCAGTCTTTGTATCAGGACACAGGAATATGGGTCAGGTGGGCGCCAGCCAGTTAGCAAGTAAGAAgtaaaataatgtataaatacCTAGGTACTATAATAATAGTATCTAAAGTCTTATACATACTACTTTGAATATAATGCAATAATAGAATGTATACATAAAATAGTGCATGTGTCTGTCGTGGGACAAGTGTGCGTACCAATAAGAGGGCTATGTAGGTGAAGAGAGCTGCTGCCACGCCCAGCAGAACCAGAGACCAGGGGAACCAGAACCCCAGAGTCCCAAAGTTAAACCTGGACCCCCAGAGAACCAGGAAAGCCATTGGGTCAGTACCGTACATGCTAGTTGCTTGGTTAAATCTAGGTATGCAGTTAAACCACTCCAGAAAGCTAAGCAAAAGTGACTGGAAAATTCAGTTTTACAGGACAACGACGTCTATAACAATTATTATGCAACAACGTCTATAACAACTACAGAATTAATTATTTTGTATCATGtgagcaatgtgtgtgtgtgtgtgtgtgtgtgtgtgtgtgtgtgtgtgtgtgtgtgtgtgtgtgtgtgtgtgtgtgtgtgtgtgtgtgtgtgtgtgtgtgtgtgtgtgtgtgtgtttctattaaaTACGGATCTATGCGATAGGAAATGGAACAAATACTTTTTTCAATCATGCCAAAGAATATGTACTTTGGCAAGTCTTATGGTTGCACAAAATGTCATGGTAAAACAAAGGCATTTAGTGGGCATCAAAGTGATTACTTCACCGCCACAGGCTCTAAAGGGTGCTTAATCACAGAGAGTGAggcagagcaagagagcgacCTACCAGTCAAAGTCATTGTAGTCGTTCTGTGCTTCGCTCCAGAAGTACAGGAACACAAAGCTGAGAAAGAAGGTGAGGATCAGGAGGCCAAAACTGCCACACTCCacctgcagaacacacacacacacacacacacacacacacacacacacacacacacacacacacacacacacacacacacacacacacacacacacacacacacgtaagtaAGGTGTTAGTTGGGTTGTTTGGCAGGGGGGCAGATATGTAGGTTGGTGGTAGAATGGTAGGTGTGCCACTACGCAGGTTGTCAGATCTACAGGTAGGGGGGGATCGCTGGTTGGTCAGTCAGTCTGTAGGTAGTCGTGTTGTCTCTGTGGGGAGGCACCTCCCAGTACAGAGAGGGGCTGCAGCACCGATGGCTATGGGAGTCAGCAGAACAGCCAGCATGGGGAATCGATACCCCCTACTCCCCTCTGCCCCATCAGCAACATCCcctccaactgtgtgtgtgtgtgtgtgtgtgtgtgtgtgtgtgtgtgtgtgtgtgtgtgtgtgtgtgtgtgtgtgtgtgtgtgtgtgtgtgtgtgtgtgtgtgtgtgtgtgtgtgtgtgtgtgtgtgtgcgtgcgtgcgtgcgtgcgtgcgtgcgtgcgtgcgtgcgtgcgtgcgtgcgtgcgtgcgtgcgtgcgtgcgtgcgtgcgtgcgtgcgtgcgtgtgtgtgtgtaccttgctgCAGCAGACCTCCCCTGGCTGTGCCCTTGCTCGCTGGTACCGTCTCCATTGGCAACCGTAGAGGCCTGCCAGGCAGGAGACTAGCGGCTGGTGTTCATACCTGAAACCCCCAATTAACCAATTAGCATCTAGGTTGGTAACCATCTTGGAAAAGGCAatgggttagggtgaggtttaGGATTAGATGTCGGGTTAGTATTCAGAAAAAGGTTAGGGGTAGGTCTTTGGGTTTGTTTTTAGCGTTAGGTTTCAGGGTTGGTTTTTAGAGTCAGAGTTAGGTTTCAGGGTTTGTTCATAGATTGAGGGTTCTGTTTAAGAGTTTGTTTTTAGAGTTAGGGTAAGGGCCGGAGGTTAGGTGTCAGGGTGCTGGTGTGTACCTCTGCAGCAACTGCCGCCGCACCACCTTTAACTTCCCCAGCTTCAATCTGGTGAAGGGCGTCCACTCACCCACAGGCCagcatcacagagagagggagagagccagagagagagagagagagagagagggagaggggggagacacagagaaggagagaaagtgctagatgggagagggagagtagaagacagagagggaaagagtgaaTGTAGTGAGGTACAGAAGGGGAGATAGAGTAAGAAGATGAAAGATAAATAAGGGGACAAAAAGGGAAGAGAGGGCAAAGGATGGTCTGTTGATGGCCAATACCGGCTGGGCACctaaagaaagagagatgggagagagacgaTACCAaaagagggggtgagagagagacataataaATTCATACATTCCCCATTCAAAAGTTATACATTTTACAACACTTCAACACTCTctacaagaagaagaagcggtgtgtgtgtgtgtgtgtgtgtgtgtgtgtgtgtgtgtgtgtgtgtgtgtgtgtgtgtgtgtgtgtgtgtgtgtgtgtgtgtgtgtgtgtgtgtgtgtgtgtgtgtgtgtgtgtgtgtgtgtgggtgttctaGTTTACATCAACTttttcctacacacacacacacacacacacacacacacacacacacacacacacacacacacacacacacaca
This genomic window contains:
- the gdpd4a gene encoding glycerophosphodiester phosphodiesterase domain-containing protein 5; amino-acid sequence: GEWTPFTRLKLGKLKVVRRQLLQRYEHQPLVSCLAGLYGCQWRRYQRARAQPGEVCCSKVECGSFGLLILTFFLSFVFLYFWSEAQNDYNDFDWFNFGTLGFWFPWSLVLLGVAAALFTYIALLLVLAVCLLSEGQRLYLHWSHKIGIVVTLAFSVTATAILSDLWSKEWKTLLLSLQVTAPFLHVAAVALMTLLSWPIALHFFRMNKRVRQVAILGLYLSVLFSLYLVPLGMYSPCIKEAGTLGPPPSLIGHRGAPMLAPENTLLSFEKAVEVGGEGLETDVRISYDGVPFLMHDSTLQRTTDVDKVFPNRTQQDASLFTWAELQQLNAGNWFLSRDPFGTGSSLSETERSSIQNQSIPSLAQFLEVAAGSGRLVLFDLRRPPSGHPYNVSFINTTLQVVWDNINSSQVLWLPSEDRETVQAVDPELQQTAEERGPVQNLTDRHIRRLNLPYSSMSEQQISKYWSVNISTNLFVISQPWLYSLAWCAGVHSITTNSIHLLSHLRQPLFLMTPEEYTLMWILTDVSSTFLITAVFIFHWWRERGLPFWSGSRQAHETGPYSKFRTDSSEAICIHWNQRHSISPKLSDVWSVSNIVIRPDPQGSPTQSATPHLPTITEE